Proteins from a single region of candidate division KSB1 bacterium:
- a CDS encoding DUF6483 family protein, translating into MIERDYIMRMIAQLAAVLAKIFGAKNAQNYAEALQIAHSAYEPLLGLNGELVDQMDAATLIMLLGEKEKIKALAALLREEGEILHLQAKPFEGNAKYEKALALFQEARRMSTTGDHECEAAIADLNLKLKRS; encoded by the coding sequence ATGATCGAACGAGACTACATCATGCGCATGATCGCGCAGCTTGCCGCTGTTTTGGCCAAAATCTTCGGCGCCAAGAATGCGCAAAATTATGCCGAGGCGCTGCAAATCGCCCACAGCGCTTATGAACCGCTTTTGGGATTGAACGGCGAGCTGGTCGATCAAATGGACGCCGCGACTTTGATCATGCTGCTCGGCGAAAAAGAAAAAATCAAAGCGCTCGCCGCCTTGCTGCGCGAAGAGGGCGAAATTTTGCATTTGCAGGCGAAGCCTTTCGAAGGCAACGCCAAATACGAAAAAGCGCTGGCGCTCTTTCAGGAAGCGCGGCGCATGTCGACAACCGGGGATCATGAATGCGAAGCCGCGATTGCGGACTTGAATTTAAAACTAAAAAGGAGCTGA
- a CDS encoding MBL fold metallo-hydrolase, with protein sequence MLQTTQIDAVTQYRLTRTILGRNLYHVAAYFVDGLLIDTGFDYLAERFYQALQNQNVAQIVNTHHHEDHVGANYLFEQRQGLKALAHQLALPLIEKPPLKLKPYRHVVWGVPKPAHPAAIGATIFTPKYSFQVLHLPGHSADHIGLYEPQQGWLFSGDLFLSVKVRVLRHDEDVLAAMDSLRRVIALPLQRLFCGSGKIFDNPGEVLSKKLAFYEEIQQRAQALHQKGWEPEKIRDAVLGNEGVWPWISQGEFSKLNLVKAFLKRET encoded by the coding sequence ATGCTTCAAACAACGCAGATCGACGCTGTCACGCAATACCGCCTGACCCGCACGATTTTGGGCCGAAATCTCTATCATGTGGCGGCGTATTTCGTCGATGGTCTGCTCATCGACACCGGATTCGATTATTTGGCCGAGCGCTTTTATCAAGCCTTGCAAAATCAGAACGTCGCGCAGATCGTCAACACGCATCATCACGAGGATCACGTCGGCGCGAATTATCTTTTCGAGCAGCGTCAGGGCCTCAAAGCTTTGGCGCATCAGCTCGCGCTGCCGTTGATCGAAAAACCTCCGCTGAAACTCAAGCCGTATCGCCATGTCGTTTGGGGCGTGCCGAAGCCTGCGCATCCCGCTGCGATCGGGGCGACGATTTTCACGCCGAAATACTCGTTTCAAGTTTTGCATCTCCCCGGCCATTCGGCGGATCATATCGGCCTTTACGAGCCACAGCAAGGCTGGCTGTTCAGCGGCGATTTGTTTTTGAGCGTAAAAGTCCGGGTCCTTCGCCATGACGAAGACGTTCTGGCGGCGATGGATTCGCTTCGCCGCGTGATCGCATTGCCCTTGCAACGCCTGTTCTGCGGCAGCGGAAAAATTTTTGACAACCCCGGCGAGGTGCTGAGCAAGAAACTCGCGTTTTACGAGGAGATTCAGCAGCGAGCCCAAGCGCTGCATCAAAAAGGCTGGGAGCCGGAAAAAATTCGCGATGCGGTGCTCGGCAACGAAGGCGTTTGGCCGTGGATCTCGCAGGGCGAATTTTCGAAGCTCAATTTGGTGAAGGCGTTTTTGAAACGTGAAACTTGA
- a CDS encoding HU family DNA-binding protein, translated as MAANKGMTKGQLVAHFAEKFDLTRAQVAEFFAELAKVAAKEARHTFTIPDIGKLVLVKRKARMGRNPKTGEPIQIPAKTVVKFRIAKACKDAILGGKK; from the coding sequence ATGGCAGCAAACAAAGGAATGACGAAAGGACAACTCGTGGCCCACTTTGCCGAGAAGTTCGACCTGACGCGAGCGCAAGTGGCCGAATTTTTTGCGGAGTTGGCGAAAGTTGCGGCTAAGGAAGCCAGGCATACCTTCACCATTCCTGACATCGGCAAATTGGTATTGGTGAAGCGCAAAGCCCGCATGGGCCGCAATCCCAAAACTGGTGAACCGATTCAGATTCCGGCCAAGACCGTTGTAAAGTTTCGCATTGCCAAAGCGTGCAAGGACGCTATTCTCGGTGGCAAAAAATAA
- the pruA gene encoding L-glutamate gamma-semialdehyde dehydrogenase, with the protein MISEFKNTALLDFSQPANKQAMEESLQFVESQFSREYPLFINGKDVATGDLLKSFNPCEKMQVVGTFHKAGKKEVDLAMEAGWAAFASWKNVDPKERAIVLFKAAEIMRRRRLELAAWMIMEAGKNWNEADADVAEAIDFLDFYGREMLRYSERQPVTPVPGEYNELVYIPLGVGAVIPPWNFPLAILTGMASAAIVAGNPVLLKPASDTPVIGYKLVEIFQEAGLPAGVLNYIPGSGGVIGDYLVGHPKTRFIAFTGSMEVGLHINQLAATPQKGQIWVKRVIAEMGGKDAIVVDDDTDLAAAVEGVAVSAFGFQGQKCSACSRAIIHEKVYDEFVQRLAERVRKITVGPVKNPANWMGAVISGSAQEKIMEYIEIGKTEGKLVAGGEKGPDSGYFIQPTVFKDVPPNARISCEEIFGPVLAVTKARNFDEAIQFANATDFGLTGAVYTRDRFKLEKAKRDFHCGNLYLNRKCTGALVGGHPFGGFNMSGTDSKAGGRDYLLLFLQAKAIAEKL; encoded by the coding sequence ATGATATCCGAATTTAAAAACACCGCTTTGCTCGATTTTTCTCAGCCGGCGAACAAACAGGCGATGGAAGAGTCGTTGCAATTCGTCGAGAGCCAGTTCTCGCGCGAATACCCGCTGTTCATCAACGGCAAAGACGTCGCAACTGGCGATCTTCTTAAATCCTTCAATCCGTGCGAGAAAATGCAAGTCGTCGGCACCTTTCACAAAGCCGGCAAAAAAGAAGTCGACCTGGCGATGGAAGCCGGCTGGGCCGCGTTCGCATCGTGGAAAAACGTCGATCCCAAAGAGCGCGCCATCGTGCTCTTCAAAGCCGCGGAAATCATGCGCCGCCGCCGTCTCGAGCTGGCGGCGTGGATGATCATGGAAGCCGGCAAAAATTGGAATGAAGCTGACGCCGACGTCGCCGAGGCCATTGACTTTCTCGATTTTTATGGCCGCGAGATGCTGCGCTATTCCGAGCGCCAGCCGGTTACGCCGGTGCCCGGCGAATACAACGAGTTGGTCTACATTCCGCTCGGCGTCGGGGCGGTGATTCCGCCGTGGAATTTTCCGCTGGCGATTCTCACCGGCATGGCCAGCGCCGCGATCGTCGCCGGCAATCCCGTGCTGCTGAAACCCGCCAGCGACACGCCGGTGATCGGCTACAAACTCGTCGAAATTTTTCAGGAAGCCGGCTTGCCCGCAGGCGTGCTGAATTACATTCCCGGCAGCGGCGGCGTGATCGGCGATTATTTGGTTGGGCATCCGAAAACGCGCTTCATCGCCTTCACCGGCTCGATGGAAGTCGGCCTGCACATCAACCAACTCGCCGCGACGCCGCAGAAAGGGCAAATCTGGGTCAAGCGTGTCATCGCCGAGATGGGCGGCAAAGACGCCATAGTCGTGGATGACGACACGGATTTGGCCGCAGCGGTCGAAGGCGTGGCGGTGAGCGCCTTTGGTTTTCAAGGGCAAAAATGCAGCGCCTGCTCACGCGCGATTATTCACGAAAAAGTGTACGACGAGTTCGTGCAGCGCCTGGCCGAGCGCGTGCGCAAAATCACCGTCGGCCCGGTGAAAAATCCGGCCAACTGGATGGGCGCGGTGATCAGCGGCAGCGCGCAGGAGAAAATTATGGAGTACATTGAGATCGGCAAAACAGAAGGCAAGCTCGTGGCCGGCGGCGAGAAAGGCCCGGACTCGGGTTATTTCATTCAGCCGACGGTTTTCAAAGACGTCCCGCCGAACGCAAGGATTTCTTGCGAAGAAATCTTCGGCCCGGTGCTGGCGGTGACCAAGGCGCGCAATTTTGATGAAGCGATCCAATTTGCCAACGCCACCGACTTCGGTCTCACCGGCGCGGTGTACACGCGCGATCGTTTCAAACTCGAAAAGGCGAAACGCGACTTTCATTGCGGCAATCTTTATTTGAACCGCAAATGCACCGGCGCGCTGGTCGGCGGCCACCCGTTCGGCGGCTTCAACATGAGCGGCACCGACTCCAAAGCCGGCGGACGCGATTATCTGCTGCTGTTTTTGCAGGCGAAGGCGATTGCGGAGAAATTGTAA
- a CDS encoding PIN domain-containing protein translates to MGKLTLLDTGVWVACFLQEDIFHTEADQLIRRLLSAQNIIVVPEILRAEVLNVVLHESLDKNRLKSINERFWSMAPGVQFRHGGIQFWNEFVPLQLSRLFLKRQYEAQCK, encoded by the coding sequence ATGGGGAAATTAACTTTGCTGGATACCGGTGTTTGGGTTGCATGTTTCCTACAAGAAGATATATTTCACACGGAAGCCGATCAGCTCATTCGCCGCCTTCTTTCTGCCCAAAACATTATTGTCGTTCCTGAGATTCTGCGAGCTGAAGTGCTAAACGTTGTCCTGCACGAATCGCTTGACAAGAATAGATTGAAAAGCATCAACGAGCGCTTCTGGTCGATGGCGCCAGGAGTGCAATTTCGCCACGGCGGAATCCAATTTTGGAACGAGTTTGTGCCGCTGCAACTTTCCCGCCTTTTTCTGAAAAGGCAATATGAAGCTCAATGCAAATAA
- a CDS encoding HAD family hydrolase has product MTPESNDFVHVDRQPKNSNIEQTNDDAVWQNLRREVRAISLDLWGTILDDKQAPSDTILYSEGRQNFLREELQRCGYAISPEQMRAAYKHAWQYFDDLWAKQIAFGAAEGLREMLRYLHAELPTESFERVRQYFEEAYQDPQPLDGALEAVQRLAANYPLALISDTAWTPGRVLRQIFARYEILGCFRALIFSGEVGKTKPHPQMFHLALAGLGVQPQACLHVGDLQHTDIAGAKAAGMRSAWLRRPVYAGNEQHNHGPTVVVKSVREVAEKLLG; this is encoded by the coding sequence ATGACACCGGAATCGAATGATTTTGTTCATGTGGATCGACAACCCAAAAATTCCAATATCGAACAAACAAACGACGACGCTGTCTGGCAAAATCTTCGCCGCGAAGTGCGTGCAATCTCACTGGATTTGTGGGGAACGATTCTCGATGACAAGCAGGCGCCATCGGATACGATTTTGTACAGCGAGGGCCGGCAGAATTTTTTGCGCGAAGAATTGCAACGTTGCGGTTACGCCATTTCACCGGAGCAAATGCGCGCCGCGTACAAACATGCCTGGCAATATTTCGACGACCTGTGGGCCAAACAAATCGCGTTCGGCGCGGCAGAGGGCTTGCGGGAAATGCTGCGTTATCTTCACGCCGAATTGCCAACAGAAAGTTTTGAACGCGTGCGGCAGTATTTTGAAGAAGCGTATCAAGACCCGCAGCCGTTGGATGGCGCCCTCGAGGCGGTGCAGCGGCTTGCGGCAAATTATCCGCTTGCCCTGATCTCCGACACGGCGTGGACGCCCGGCCGCGTGTTGCGGCAAATCTTCGCGCGCTACGAAATTCTCGGCTGTTTTCGCGCGCTGATTTTCTCCGGCGAGGTTGGCAAAACCAAACCGCATCCGCAGATGTTTCATCTGGCGCTCGCGGGCCTTGGCGTTCAACCGCAGGCGTGTTTGCATGTCGGCGATTTGCAACACACGGACATTGCCGGCGCGAAAGCCGCAGGCATGCGCAGCGCGTGGCTTCGCCGGCCGGTGTACGCCGGAAATGAACAGCACAATCACGGACCGACCGTCGTGGTGAAAAGCGTGCGGGAAGTGGCGGAAAAATTGTTGGGCTGA